The Chitinophaga sp. Cy-1792 genome contains the following window.
ACTGATCGCCCGTGAAGGCGCCAAAGTAATGATCGTCGATATCAAAGAGAATGCCGCAGCGCTGGAAGAAGTAAGAAAGGAAGGGGGAGAAGTCAGGTTTTTTAAATGTGACGTATCGAAGCCGGAAGAAATGGAACAGGCAGTAAATGAAACAGTGAAAGCTTTTGGCAGCCTCGATATAGCGCTCAACAATGCCGGCATTGTTGATGCTTCCCCTATACACGAAAAATCAATAGAGGAATGGCAACGTGTCATTAATATTAATCTCAGCGGCATTTTCTATGGCCTCAAATACCAGATTGCACAAATGCGTAATCAGGCAACGGGTGGCGCCATCGTAAATATGGGCTCCATTATGAGCCAGGTAGCAGAACAGGGTATCAGTGCCTATGTTTCTTCAAAACACGGCCTGGTAGGCCTCACCAAAGTAGCTGCACTGGAAAATGCAACTAACAATATCCGCGTGAATGCCATCGGACCAGGATATATAGAAACACCGTTACTGCTGGATAACAGCGCCGGCGGCAACGATTACAGAGCGTATATGGAATCTAAACACGCTATGAAACGCCTGGGTAAACCGGAAGAAATCGCGAAAGCCTTCCTGTTCCTGGCTTCTGATGATGCCAGCTTCTGTACAGGCGCCTACCTGCCCGTTGATGGCGGCTATTTGATTCAATAACTATTACGGCTAAATGAAAAAAAGTAAAACTACCTTAAGAAGAACACTGGGCATCGTATTGGTCCAGACTTTCAACGCTGTCTATACTAAGTCCCAGGACTATTTTAAGGAGTTTGGAATGACATCCCAACAGTATAACGTACTGTCTATCCTGGCTGAATCGCCGGAGGCTTTATCTACCTCCGCCATCCTGGAGAAAATGGTGGAAAAAAATGCTGGCGTATCCAGGCTGGTAGACAGACTCCTGGCTAAAGGCCTGGTAAAAAAGAAAACCAGTAAAACGGATAAACGCCTGATAGCTGTCACACTCACCCCTGAGGGCACACAGCTGCTCGCCGTTATGAACAGCAGACTCGAAGAAATCGATCAGGTGTATAGCGCCCTGACAGACGCAGAAACGACCGAGCTAATCAGGCTCCTTCAAAAAATCAGTTAATTCAATTCTTATTTATAGCCAGGGCAGAAACAAACATGTTTCTGCCCTGGCTATTATCTGATACCCCGCAATTCCTGCCTTTCATCAAATAGGTGTAATATCTACGCTTTTTATTTCTATATTTAAACGGTGAGCAATAGTGCTCCTGTTGTTGGTAAAATACTATCGGTTTCGGATAAACGAATATGCTTATGTCGTCAGGGATTGCCTGTAAGCGCCGCTATTCATAGAAACAGCATTTAAAAAATTCCACGTAGAATAATATGATAATGAAAAAGACATCTTTCCGGTTGGCAGTGATACTTTTATGTTCCTATCATACCGGGTATAGCCAAACGTCCAATGCGCTGAAGCTCTGGTATACCAAACCAGCTACTGTTTTTGAAGAAGCTATGCCTGTCGGCAACGGAAGGCTGGGGGCCATGGTATATGGAGGCGTAACAGAAGAGCAACTATCACTCAATGAAGCGACCCTTTGGTCTGGTAATCCCATCCATGCGGACACCATCAATCCCAATGCAAAAAATTATCTGAAGCCTGTGCGTGAAGCGCTCTTCAATGAAGATTACAAGGAGGCGGAACGCCTGGTACACTTCATGCAAGGGCCATACACGGAATCATATGCGCCGCTGGGAAACCTGCGCTTCGCCTTCGATAACAAAGGAGCCGTAACAAACTATAAACGCGAACTGGATATTCAACATGCCATCTCGAAAGTCACCTATACCATCGATGGAACGCAATATACCAGGGAAGTATTCGCCTCGCATCCGGACCAGGTCATCGTTATTAAATTCACCGCCACCGGAAAGGATAAACTTAACTTCAGCTGTAACTTCGATAGTCAGCTCAAAGCCGCCGGCAGTGCAAAGAATAATACCCTTCAGCTAACTGGCTGGTCGCCAATACACGCCGAACCCAGCTACAGAGGAAATATTAAAAATGCGATCGTATACGATACCATCAATGGTATGCGGTTTATGGCCGCGTTGAAAGTAGCCCAAACCGACGGACAACAATCCGCTGCAAATGGCACATTGCATATCAGTAACGCCCGCGAAGTGGTATTACTACTCTCCATGGCTACCAGCTACAACGGCTTCGATAAGAACCCCGGCACTAATGGGCTGGATGAAAAAGCTTTGGCACAACAATATCTTGCCACTGCCGGCACTAAAAAATATGATGCTTTGAAATCCAGGCATACAAAGGATTTCAGCAGCCTGTTCGATAGAGTATCTATCAACCTTGGTGAAGAAGAAAATGAAAAGCTCTCCACGGTAGATCGGCTAAACCGTATCGCAGCAGGGAAAACGGATAATAGCCTGGTGGCATTGTTCTATCAGTTCAGCAGGTACTTACTGATCAGTGCTTCCCGTCCTGGTGGTATCCCGACGAATCTGCAGGGAATCTGGAACGAATTGACCCGCCCACCATGGAGCAGCAACTATACCACTAATATCAATGCGGAAATGAATTACTGGGGAGTGGAAAGTGGTAACCTGTCGGAACTGCAAATGCCATTTTTTGATTTATTGCAAAGACTAACCGTTACGGGTGCATCCACCGCTAAAAACTTCTATAATGCCGGTGGATGGGCCTTGCATCATAATACTGATATTTGGGCACTCACCAATCCTGTCGGTGATTATGGGGAAGGTGGCCCGCAATGGGCAAACTGGGCTATGGGCGGCGTTTGGATGTCCACCCATATCTGGGAACATTACCAGTTTACACAAGACAGGAAATTCCTGCAGCAGACCTACCCGATTATGAAAGGCGCGGTGCAGTTTTGCCTGGATTTTCTTACTGCAGATAAAAAAGGTAACCTGGTAACCGCTCCATCTACTTCTCCCGAAAATACCTTTATTACGGACAAAGGCTACGAAGGGCATGTGTTATACGGTGGTACTGCTGATCTGGCCATGATCCGGCAGTTGTTCAATGATTATATAAATGCCACCCGTGTGTTGAATACGGATGCCACCATGCAAGCGCAGGTAGCGGCAGCGCTGGCAAAGCTGTATCCTTACCAGGTAGGTAAGGCAGGCAACTTACAGGAATGGTATTACGACTGGAAAGATGTAGAGCCGCACCATCGCCATTTGTCGCATTTATTTGGCGCATTTCCGGGTAATACGATCACCACTTCACAAACACCTGAGCTGGCCGATGCTGTCCGAAAAACGCTGGAATTCAGGACCAACGATGGTACCGGATGGGCCATTACCTGGCGTATCGCGCTCTGGGCACGACTCCAGAATGCCGAGCGCGCCTATGATGCCGTGAAGAAATTACTGCGTCACGTCGGACATGATGCACCTGCCCAATACGATGGTGGCGGTGGTATTTACAGCAATTTCCTTGGCGCTCACCCGCCTTTCCAGATCGATGGTAATTTCGGTGGTGGTGCCGGTATAGCAGAGATGCTCCTGCAGAGCCACCAGGGATATATTGAGTTTTTACCAGCCTTACCAGATGAATGGCCTGCCGGAGAAGTGAAAGGCCTGGTGGCCAGAGGCGGATTTGTAGTAGATATGAAATGGCATAATAAGAAGATCGACAGCGTAACTATTCTTTCCCGCAACGGTGGTATCTGTAAAGTAAAAACAGCTGATGGGTTTAAAAACATCAACACACAGGCAGGGAAATCTTATAGGATCATCTGATATTAATATTGTTTTAATAAGAAGAATATCATGGATGTCTCAATAGCAATTCCATTTCAGATTTTGTTTGATGGATTAACAACTGATCTCTACAGCCTAGAGATCAGTTGTTAAGTTCTCTCTACTGAGTAGAGACGGTTTGCTACCGCCAGTAAAATGACTTTTGACATCCTCGTTTTACTAAATATCACCAGGGTATTTCTCCTGTTGCCGGATTATTTTCTTCACTAAAGAATTTTCCTGTTGGCCCATCTTTGTCGAGCAACGCGTATTTTACAATGCGTGCTCCGGCAACATCAACACTGCCAGGCCCGCGTTGACCATTGAAATCTGTTTTTGTATATCCCGGGCAGACGGCGTTTACTTTGAAGTGGCTATCCTTTAGCTCGTATGCCAACACAACGGTGTACATATTCATGGCTGATTTTGAAGAAAGATAAACAGCACCTTTGTAGTCATAATACTTGTAGGAAGGGTCGCTATGCAACGTAATGGAGCCCTGGCTGGAACTTACATTTACAATACGTGGTGCAGCAGATGCGCTCAATAAATCAATAAATGCCTGTGTAACTCGTACTACCCCGTAAAGATTTGCATCGTAAGCTGCTTTGAACTGTGCGATGGTGGCATCCAATGCCGACTGCGGATAGCCACCATAAATGCCGGCGTTATTGACAAGTATGTCCAGCGTTTTTGTTTTTCTGCCAATCGCTGTACGGGCATTTTTTACAGATTCGTCATCTGTAATATCAAGCTGGATAGCTGCTGCATTGGTTAGCCCCTCTGCCAATAGTTTATTTACTGCTGTTATACCGTTCTCTAAATTGCGGCTGCCGAGGTATACATAGATCCCTTTATGCGCCAGCTGACGTGCAACTTCAAAGCCAATGCCTTTGTTTGCACCTGTTACTAATGCTGATTTCATTTTGTTTAAATTAATGAAGCAAAAGTAGGTGGCTGAAAAAGAGGGAAGATGGACAAATCGATTTATTACCTTGACGAATCTTGCTGGCCTTTTATAAACGCACTCACGCTTTTTCCCGTACATTTTTTGAAAAATCGTGAAAAGTAATCGGGATCATTAAAACCGAGCTCGTAAGCCAATTCTTTTACAGAAAGGGAAGAGTACTGTAGTTTCCGCTGTGCTTCAATCATTAAGCGGTTAGTGAAAAAGTCTTTTGGCGAAACACCTGCATATTCTTTTACAATCCGGTATAAACTGTTGGGAGTTAGCGCCAGTTTTTCGGCGATTACATTTACAGATGGTTGTGTTGTAAGATGGGTTTCTACCATTAGCTTGAATTCAATAAACTTGGATAGATTGGGATTCAGGATATTTGCCGGTGCTGCGTTTTTGAAATAAGCACTATTCAGCTCTGTTAACAGGGAGTTGAGGTAAGATAATACTATTTCTGTGTCTGTCGGATGTTCGTCTATATAGAGAATCTGATTTATTATTTCAAAAACGTTGCGCACTCTCTTCCTGGCAGCATCATCAAAAGTGATGGTTTGTGTATTTAAAGGATTAACTAAAAAGGGAAATTGCTGGGGGAGAAGTGCTAAGGTGTTTTCATCAAATAATACTTTGAAATAGGTAAGATCAGCAGTTTTTGCAGGGGGAATAAAAACCTGGTTAGGCATGGCATAAAGGAGCTGTCCGTCGGTGAGCGTGATGTCCTGCAAATCCAGGTTGTAGGTAATGGTGCCGCTGTCAATCAATACAATGAAGTAAGCAGAAAGTCTTCTGGGTTGCAGGATCTTTTGCTGCATATCAGCAGCAGGATAAGGGTTATCGTTTGAAACAATCTTTATACTCATACCTGGAACACTTTATGAATGATCATGCAGTAGGTAAATATGGTACAAAAGGAACGGCAGATACTTTTTAGCCGCCCCTTTAGAAATCTAACGTAAGTGCATATACGCTTTTTACGGGTACTTCAAATACGCTGGTTTCCTCATACCGGGAGGCTACAATGATTTTAGTAGCAGTACCTTCCTGTTCAAAGAGCTGTTGCACCAGTTCGGGATTATTGTTATCCTTGGAAAGGTGCGACAGTAACAGGTGGGTCATATGTGCGGGACGGTGTTCGCGGAAGAGTTCCAGTGCCTGTGTATTGGAAAGGTGTCCGTGACCGCCGCGGATCCTGTTTTTCAGGAAATAGGGGTAGCGGCCCTGCTCCAGCATGGTTTCGTCGTAATTGGCTTCCAGGAAGGCGGCATGGCATTGTTTAAAATGGTGTACCAGTCGCTCACACGGGGCGCCGATATCTGTAAATACACCAATTTTAATATCTCTGCAACTCACTACAAAACTATGTGGCTCTACGGCATCGTGGAATTTCTGAAAAGCAGTAACTTCAAGATGGCCGATGGTAACAGGTTCGTCGGCATTAAAGCGGCGCACCAGCGATTCTTCAATGACCACACCGCCGTGGGTCATGGTATTGGCAGTGATATATACGGGGAGCTTGTGCTTCTTTGATAATACGGCTATACCTCTGATATGGTCAGAGTGTTCATGGGAAACAAAGATGGCTTTCACCCGGCTCATGTCCAGCCCCAGACGCTTCATGCGGCGCTCTGTTTCGCGGCAGGAAATGCCGGCATCAATCAACACCGCCTCTTTGTCGTTGCCCACATAATAGCAATTTCCATTACTACCGGAATTTAATGATGTAATATATACTGACATGATTTTGCAAAGAAACCTGATTTTTGACAATTCTTAAAATCTAATCGTAAAGTCAAGATAGATGCAGAATTAAGCAATATCACACCACTTTACGCTGGTTTTTTTGGCTTAATTTGCCTGTTTGGAAACATGCTAACTTCTTTGAACTATGATCAAACCATTTAAGGTTGTTGTTGCTGCTATGCTGTGCGCTTTACATGCTTCCGCACAGGATACTGATCCCGCACGATATCCGCTGATTCCTTACCCACAGGAGATCAGCACCGGAGCCGGGAATTTTTATATTAACAAAAACACGCATGTTGTGAGTCCGGCTATTTTTGCCAATGAGCTCAAACAACTGCAGGGCATCTTTACACAGTATACCGGCAAAGCCTTGTCTGTAGCTGCTAAGGCGGCCAATGGCACCATTGTGCTGGTGCAGAACAAATCTATCACCGGAGAAGAGGAGTATACCCTCGATATCACCCCGGAACGCGTTACCCTTGCTGCCCGCACCAGCACCGGTATCTTCCGCGGTATCGAAACTATCCGCCAGCTCCTGCCACTGGATGCCCGTGAAAAAGGCGCTTTCTTCCTGCCTGCCGCTCATATTAAAGATCATCCTATGTATGGATGGCGCGGTATGCACCTGGACGTAGCCCGACATTTCTTCTCTATCAGTTATGTGAAGAAATACATCGACCGTCTCGCGCTCTACAAAATGAATAAGCTGCACCTGCATCTTACCGATGACCAGGGCTGGAGAATCGAGATAAAGAAATACCCGCTGCTGACGCAAAACGGCGCCTGGAGAGAATATAATAACCAGGATTCTGTTTGTATAGAGAAGTCGAAAGACAACCCTGACATGGCACTGGATACAGAGCATATTATCCATAAAAATGGTAAAACCCTGTATGGTGGCTTCTATACCCAGGCACAGATGCGTGATATCATTGCCTATGCGGCAGCACGTCACGTAGAGATCATTCCGGAAATAGATATGCCGGGCCATATGATGATGGCCATCAAATCTTACCCTTTCCTGGCCTGCAGCACAGAAAACGGCTGGGGGAAAACCTTCTCCACGCCAATATGCCCTTGTAACGAAAGCACCTTCAAATTTGCCGAAGATGTATTTACAGAGATAGCAGCCCTTTTTCCTTCCCAATACATCCACCTGGGTGCGGATGAGGTAGAAAAAACCAGCTGGGAGAAAGCACCGCAGTGCGCCGAAGTGATGAAGGCCAATAACCTAAAAACCGTAGAAGAACTGCAGAGCTATTTTGTAAAACGTATGGAGAAATTCTTTAACTCCAAAGGCAAAAAGCTCATCGGATGGGACGAAATCCTGGAAGGTGGTATCAGTCCTACCGCCGTGCTGATGTACTGGCGCTCCTGGGTGCCTAAAGCGCCGATAGAAGCGGCAAAACATGGTAATAAGGTGATCATGACGCCAGGTAACCCACTGTACTTCGACGGGGTTCCTGACAGAAATTCCATCTCCAACGTATATCATTTCGAACCGGTGCCTAAAGCACTCACCGCAGAAGAAGCGAAGTTCATCATCGGTGCACAGGCCAACCTGTGGACAGAATGGATTGCTTCTGAAAAACGCGCCGACTACATGGTGATGCCTCGTATGACCGCGCTGGCAGAGGTTTTATGGACACATCAGCAGCGCTACGACAGCTACCTGCAGCGTCTCAATACCCATTATACCCTCCTGGATGATATGGGTGTTCATTACAGAATGCCGGATCTGGAAGGCTTTACAGAGGATAATGTGTTTGTAGATAAAGGTAAACTGGAAGTTATCAAACCTGCGCTGAAAGGTATTACCGTAAGATATACCACGGATGGCAGCATTCCTGATGCCAACGCCACTGAACTGACCGGCAGCCTGGAAGTTACCCGTCCTGAAACGATTAAGCTGGCTGCCTTCTCCCGTTATAACAACAGGGGAGACATCTACACCCTTAAATACCGCCAGCAGAACTACCTGCAGCCGGTAAGTACAAACGGTGTACAGAACGGTTTACAGCTGGATTACTTCAAAGGAACTTTCAAGAGCGTTACCAAAATCAAGCAGGACAAAGACAGCACCATGACCACGCCCAACATGTTCATTCCTGTGGAGCTGGGCCAGGGTGGCAAACCTTTCGGTGCTAAACTGCACGGTTACATCGATGTGCCTGAAACTGGCATCTACAGCTTCTATCTGACTGTTGATGACGGAGGTATCCTCTACATCGGCGATAACGAGGTAGTTAATAACGACGGCTGGCATGCTCCTATGCAGAAAAGCGGTCAGGCGGCCCTACAGAAAGGATTACACCCCGTACTGGTGTCTTTCGTGGAAGGCGGTGGTGGTTTCACCCTCAAGCTGGAATACAGTCTGAATGGCGGTAAAATCCTGCCGGTGCCTGATTCCTGGTACAAACATTAATGCAATAACGGTAGCCCGTTTCTCATAAGCAAAATAGCCGTCTCTACACGTAGAGGCGGCTATTTTTTTATCTGCATAAAATCTTATTTATCATCTTTGACATGTTTCTCATAACTCTTGATATTCACCAGGAATACCAGTAGAATGATCATTACAACGATCAGCATTACATAGGCGATCATAAACGGCATGTTATAAATGGTAAGCGGCATCAGGTTGGGCTGCTTCTCGCCGGGCCTGGAAAATGGGGCTTCCTCTTTAGGCGCATTGCTGGCCTCGTCCTTGATATAGGCCAGTATATCCCGTATCTGGTCGTCGTTCAGGTCGGGATGGTCAGGCATAACGATCTGCGCATTCTGGTTGAAAACCTCCAGGGCAGCTTTGTCGCCGGACTTCACCATGGCCTGTGATCCTTTTACAAAGCTGATGATCCATGCTTCCGGATGCCGTTCGTCTACACCTGCCAATGCCGGCCCCGTCAGCTTCTGGTTCACATTATGGCAGGAAGCACATCTCGCCTGAAACAGCATTTTACCATCTTTGGGATCTGCCGCGAATGCGGTGCTTAAAAGGCAACACCAGATAACGGTAATGAATATACGCCTACATTTCATGTTGTAATTTTTTTATGTCAGACAACAACTGATCTACTTCCCTGGCAGCCGTACCGTTATAGAATCCACGGATACGTTGCAGTTTATCTAGCAGTACCAGCCTGTCGCTATGGATAAAATCCGTTTCCCCGCCATCGCCGTCTGTGGCGGTGATATATAAACCCTTGCGGGCAAACAGGTACAGGGCTTTTTTATCTCCCGTCAATAATCTCCAGCGGGGGTGCAGCACATCGTATTGCAAACTATAGGCATGCAATCGCTGTGGTGTATCGCGTTTGGGATCTACCGTAAACGATAAAATCAGTACAGAATCACCGGTAGCGTTTTGTACGCGCTGGAGCTGCTCCATCATCTGCGGACAAACTTTCGGGCAGCTGGTAAAAAAGTAATTTGCCACCACAATTTTGTCCTGCATCACCGCATTGGTAACGGGCAGGCTGTCCTGATCCCGGAAGTTGAATGCTGGCATGGCTGCCGGCGTTTTCTCATCGCTGTTGATGATGGTGTTGCCTGCGTATACGGGTAGATGACCGAATTTATGTTCCAGCACGCGTACGATGCCGTAAACAAGTAATGGAACGACAATAAGCACTGTCAGAAAGACTTTCCACGAACCGGTCATATGTGAGCGTCTGATATCCATGCTTATTGTTTTTGTACAACAGGAGTAGGGTCAGTAGGAATATAAGGCGGTGCTTTCCTGCCTGTATTATTCAGCGCATCGCTGATAGCGGGCAGGTAGGCCAGGAAGATGATCAGCCCCATCAGCAGCAGCCATGGCCGGAAGGTATCCAGTACGGGAATGCGCTTCTCTTCGTGCAGCGACTCACTCTCCGGAAATGCTATCTCCGGCTCCATAGTACGCTTGCGGAAGAAGGTGCCAAAGAATACAATGAAGTACAGGAACCCGGCCACAAACATGATGCCGCCACCTGCAAGGCCCAGCATACTGGATATCACCCAATACGGATGAAACTGGTCGCTGGCGGGGTTCAGATAAGTGAGCCCCATATTGGTGCGGCGGGGTTCTCCCATCAATCCTCCCCACATCAGGCCCACAGAGAATATTAATACGCCTACTGTCCAGAGATAGGGGATGATGGTATTGATGACCGGCAGAAAGATTTTTTTGCCTGTCAGCTGAGAACATAGAAAGATGGACATCCCAAGGATGGCCAGGAATACGGGGCCGGCCACGGTCAGGTGGAAATGCCCCGGTATGAAGGAGGTATTATGAACCACGTTGTTCAGGGAGTAAGAAGCATTTACCAGGCCGGTGAGTCCACCGAAGATGAACAGGATGAGTCCATTGATCAGGTAGCCGAAGAGGAAGACGTCTTTCCGGAAGAAAGGCAGTTTCCATATCCAGTTGTAAATGCCTTTGGCACCACGGAGGCGTGCGGCATATTCCAGCGAAGCCGCTATGGTGAAGGCGGTGATAAAGCTGGGCAGTGCCACCCCGAATGTCAGTAAGGACTGTGTCAGTTTAATACCGCGGCCAATGGAAGGGTCTCCGAACTGGTGGTGTACCCCGATGGGGATAGACAGCAGCAGGAAGATGAAGAATGCGATTCTGCCGGCGGTGCCGGAGTATAGCTTGCCACCGGCCAGCTTTGGCAGCATGGTATAGAACATGATATAGGAGGGCAGGAGCCAGAAATAAACCAGCGCATGGCCGAAGAACCAGAAGAGGGTGCGTGCCAGGGGCACGTTAACGCCGGCGGTCCAGCCGAGGCTCCAGGGCACCAGTAAAATCAGTACTTCATAGGCAACTGCCAGTGTACAAACGAACCATATGGTGAAATTGACCAGCGTGCCGATTACAGCCAGCGGCGTATTGATGGTTTTATGTTCGCGTTTCCATCTCACATAAATAACAGACCAGTCGAAAAATGCCACCCAGGAACCTACGATCAGCATGGCTGTACCAATGTAGAAAGCGGGATGGGCCTTCAGCGGCGGGTAAAAAGTATATAGCACAGAGGCTTTCCCGGATAACATGGCCCATGCCGCCAGCAGCGTACCGATAACCATCAGCCACATCGACAGGGCAGTAGCTTTTTTGCCAGGTTCCTGTTTAAGATAATAGGCTATGGTAGCGTGTCCGAAGGCCACTGCGAAGAAGGTGGTCAGCACAATGGCATTGATAACGCCATGAAGGGTAAGGCCCTGGTAATAGTCCAGTTTGGCTACAGCCGACTGATGGATAACCCCTGCGCGGTAGATCACCTGCATCAGGCCGTGGTAGATACCGATGGTGAGTAATAATACCGGAACAAATAATTCTACAAGAATTGTATTTCTTAAAAACCTGCTTACCTGCATAGTTTACTTTTTTTTCGGATAGTTGACAATAATTTCCGCCTGCATGTTCTGGTGGCCGGTGCCGCAGTATTCGTGGCATACCACCTTGTAAACGCCGGGTTTATCAAAGTGGATCGTGGTTTTGCTTACGCCTCCGGGGACAGCCATTAGGTTTACATTTTTATTGTAGATATCGAAGCCATGGACCACATCATGGGAGGTAACGAACAGGTCTACATCACTGCCAACGGGGATATAGGCTATAGCGGGTTCGAAGGTCCACATCCTGGCTACATAAAAGATCTGGTAGGTCGATTTGTCCAGCTGTTCCACCCGGGCCGTTTCGTAGGTTTTATCGTAGGGCAGACATTCGGTAACATCGGCCTTTTTGGCGCCCAGTGCGTAGAACAGGGAGAATATGAAGAGTCCCATCACGATCAGGGAGGTGATAATGATTCTTTTCTCAAAAATGTCGATCATAAGCCCGTGTTTTTAGATCCTGGATAACATAAGAAAGTAGATACCGAACCAGATGATCAGTCCGAGGGTTATCAATAGGGCGAAGAAAGCGATGGCCCCGCGTGGAACGAATTTTTCGGAGTTTTCCTGCTGTTGCATACTTTCGGTTTTGGTTTTTACACGTTACGAGTAATAAC
Protein-coding sequences here:
- a CDS encoding SDR family NAD(P)-dependent oxidoreductase translates to MMRRFENKVAFITGGNSGIGKAVAILIAREGAKVMIVDIKENAAALEEVRKEGGEVRFFKCDVSKPEEMEQAVNETVKAFGSLDIALNNAGIVDASPIHEKSIEEWQRVININLSGIFYGLKYQIAQMRNQATGGAIVNMGSIMSQVAEQGISAYVSSKHGLVGLTKVAALENATNNIRVNAIGPGYIETPLLLDNSAGGNDYRAYMESKHAMKRLGKPEEIAKAFLFLASDDASFCTGAYLPVDGGYLIQ
- a CDS encoding MarR family winged helix-turn-helix transcriptional regulator produces the protein MKKSKTTLRRTLGIVLVQTFNAVYTKSQDYFKEFGMTSQQYNVLSILAESPEALSTSAILEKMVEKNAGVSRLVDRLLAKGLVKKKTSKTDKRLIAVTLTPEGTQLLAVMNSRLEEIDQVYSALTDAETTELIRLLQKIS
- a CDS encoding glycoside hydrolase N-terminal domain-containing protein gives rise to the protein MKKTSFRLAVILLCSYHTGYSQTSNALKLWYTKPATVFEEAMPVGNGRLGAMVYGGVTEEQLSLNEATLWSGNPIHADTINPNAKNYLKPVREALFNEDYKEAERLVHFMQGPYTESYAPLGNLRFAFDNKGAVTNYKRELDIQHAISKVTYTIDGTQYTREVFASHPDQVIVIKFTATGKDKLNFSCNFDSQLKAAGSAKNNTLQLTGWSPIHAEPSYRGNIKNAIVYDTINGMRFMAALKVAQTDGQQSAANGTLHISNAREVVLLLSMATSYNGFDKNPGTNGLDEKALAQQYLATAGTKKYDALKSRHTKDFSSLFDRVSINLGEEENEKLSTVDRLNRIAAGKTDNSLVALFYQFSRYLLISASRPGGIPTNLQGIWNELTRPPWSSNYTTNINAEMNYWGVESGNLSELQMPFFDLLQRLTVTGASTAKNFYNAGGWALHHNTDIWALTNPVGDYGEGGPQWANWAMGGVWMSTHIWEHYQFTQDRKFLQQTYPIMKGAVQFCLDFLTADKKGNLVTAPSTSPENTFITDKGYEGHVLYGGTADLAMIRQLFNDYINATRVLNTDATMQAQVAAALAKLYPYQVGKAGNLQEWYYDWKDVEPHHRHLSHLFGAFPGNTITTSQTPELADAVRKTLEFRTNDGTGWAITWRIALWARLQNAERAYDAVKKLLRHVGHDAPAQYDGGGGIYSNFLGAHPPFQIDGNFGGGAGIAEMLLQSHQGYIEFLPALPDEWPAGEVKGLVARGGFVVDMKWHNKKIDSVTILSRNGGICKVKTADGFKNINTQAGKSYRII
- a CDS encoding SDR family oxidoreductase, which encodes MKSALVTGANKGIGFEVARQLAHKGIYVYLGSRNLENGITAVNKLLAEGLTNAAAIQLDITDDESVKNARTAIGRKTKTLDILVNNAGIYGGYPQSALDATIAQFKAAYDANLYGVVRVTQAFIDLLSASAAPRIVNVSSSQGSITLHSDPSYKYYDYKGAVYLSSKSAMNMYTVVLAYELKDSHFKVNAVCPGYTKTDFNGQRGPGSVDVAGARIVKYALLDKDGPTGKFFSEENNPATGEIPW
- a CDS encoding AraC family transcriptional regulator translates to MSIKIVSNDNPYPAADMQQKILQPRRLSAYFIVLIDSGTITYNLDLQDITLTDGQLLYAMPNQVFIPPAKTADLTYFKVLFDENTLALLPQQFPFLVNPLNTQTITFDDAARKRVRNVFEIINQILYIDEHPTDTEIVLSYLNSLLTELNSAYFKNAAPANILNPNLSKFIEFKLMVETHLTTQPSVNVIAEKLALTPNSLYRIVKEYAGVSPKDFFTNRLMIEAQRKLQYSSLSVKELAYELGFNDPDYFSRFFKKCTGKSVSAFIKGQQDSSR
- a CDS encoding MBL fold metallo-hydrolase, producing MSVYITSLNSGSNGNCYYVGNDKEAVLIDAGISCRETERRMKRLGLDMSRVKAIFVSHEHSDHIRGIAVLSKKHKLPVYITANTMTHGGVVIEESLVRRFNADEPVTIGHLEVTAFQKFHDAVEPHSFVVSCRDIKIGVFTDIGAPCERLVHHFKQCHAAFLEANYDETMLEQGRYPYFLKNRIRGGHGHLSNTQALELFREHRPAHMTHLLLSHLSKDNNNPELVQQLFEQEGTATKIIVASRYEETSVFEVPVKSVYALTLDF
- a CDS encoding family 20 glycosylhydrolase; the encoded protein is MIKPFKVVVAAMLCALHASAQDTDPARYPLIPYPQEISTGAGNFYINKNTHVVSPAIFANELKQLQGIFTQYTGKALSVAAKAANGTIVLVQNKSITGEEEYTLDITPERVTLAARTSTGIFRGIETIRQLLPLDAREKGAFFLPAAHIKDHPMYGWRGMHLDVARHFFSISYVKKYIDRLALYKMNKLHLHLTDDQGWRIEIKKYPLLTQNGAWREYNNQDSVCIEKSKDNPDMALDTEHIIHKNGKTLYGGFYTQAQMRDIIAYAAARHVEIIPEIDMPGHMMMAIKSYPFLACSTENGWGKTFSTPICPCNESTFKFAEDVFTEIAALFPSQYIHLGADEVEKTSWEKAPQCAEVMKANNLKTVEELQSYFVKRMEKFFNSKGKKLIGWDEILEGGISPTAVLMYWRSWVPKAPIEAAKHGNKVIMTPGNPLYFDGVPDRNSISNVYHFEPVPKALTAEEAKFIIGAQANLWTEWIASEKRADYMVMPRMTALAEVLWTHQQRYDSYLQRLNTHYTLLDDMGVHYRMPDLEGFTEDNVFVDKGKLEVIKPALKGITVRYTTDGSIPDANATELTGSLEVTRPETIKLAAFSRYNNRGDIYTLKYRQQNYLQPVSTNGVQNGLQLDYFKGTFKSVTKIKQDKDSTMTTPNMFIPVELGQGGKPFGAKLHGYIDVPETGIYSFYLTVDDGGILYIGDNEVVNNDGWHAPMQKSGQAALQKGLHPVLVSFVEGGGGFTLKLEYSLNGGKILPVPDSWYKH
- a CDS encoding c-type cytochrome, which gives rise to MKCRRIFITVIWCCLLSTAFAADPKDGKMLFQARCASCHNVNQKLTGPALAGVDERHPEAWIISFVKGSQAMVKSGDKAALEVFNQNAQIVMPDHPDLNDDQIRDILAYIKDEASNAPKEEAPFSRPGEKQPNLMPLTIYNMPFMIAYVMLIVVMIILLVFLVNIKSYEKHVKDDK